One genomic window of Ramlibacter agri includes the following:
- the rplC gene encoding 50S ribosomal protein L3 translates to MSLSSLGLLGRKVGMMRLFTDDGDAVPVTVLDVSNNRVTQVKNQDTDGYVALQVTFGSRRTSRVTKPQAGHLAKAGVEAGEIIREFRLDAEAAAKYKAGAAIPVQDVFSAGQLVDVQGTSIGKGFTGTIRRHNFSSQRASHGNSRSHNVPGSISMAQDPGRVFPGKRMSGHMGDVTCTTQNLDVVRVDETRGLLLVKGAVPGAKNGFVTVRLAAKGQPKPVQVQAKAEKGKK, encoded by the coding sequence ATGAGTCTGAGCAGCCTCGGGTTGCTGGGCCGCAAGGTGGGCATGATGCGCCTGTTCACCGATGACGGGGACGCTGTTCCTGTCACGGTGCTGGACGTGTCCAACAACCGCGTGACCCAGGTCAAGAACCAGGACACCGACGGCTACGTGGCCCTGCAGGTCACGTTCGGTTCGCGCCGCACCTCGCGCGTGACCAAGCCGCAGGCCGGCCACCTCGCCAAGGCGGGTGTGGAAGCCGGTGAAATCATCCGTGAATTCCGCCTCGACGCCGAGGCCGCCGCCAAGTACAAGGCCGGCGCCGCGATTCCGGTGCAGGACGTCTTCTCCGCCGGCCAGCTGGTCGACGTGCAGGGCACCTCCATCGGCAAGGGCTTCACGGGCACCATCCGCCGCCACAACTTCAGCTCGCAGCGCGCGTCGCACGGTAACAGCCGTTCGCACAACGTGCCGGGCTCGATCTCGATGGCGCAGGACCCGGGCCGCGTGTTCCCGGGCAAGCGCATGTCGGGCCACATGGGCGACGTGACCTGCACCACCCAGAACCTCGACGTGGTCCGGGTCGACGAGACCCGCGGCCTGCTGCTGGTCAAGGGTGCCGTCCCCGGCGCCAAGAACGGCTTCGTGACCGTCCGCCTCGCCGCCAAGGGCCAGCCCAAGCCGGTCCAGGTCCAGGCCAAGGCCGAGAAGGGGAAGAAGTAA